The sequence below is a genomic window from Wyeomyia smithii strain HCP4-BCI-WySm-NY-G18 chromosome 1, ASM2978416v1, whole genome shotgun sequence.
cgagcccttttggggtgagattgtgccaagctatattgaacggcacagtgtgcggaattcacattcacgacaaaattatatcagtatacatcaaaacacttgcattgtttacatagggtatgttttttgtccccacagcataaggtatgttgtctagctatggtattctttgaaataatgactaaaagcttgagaagcttactgttctcaattgttatatagaaattttcaattattgatattacttatggaatgtagcaaaattttgtacaccaattctatataaacAGATGACTTTTAAGaaaagaaggagggttgtgggtacgtttccagaggtattaagatctccaatggaatatacagttgtcaatgacacataataattaaaacgaaaagtcttctcaaacttcatgtcctaacgtttcccctttttaggctacctggagacgccactatgtgtatagagactgtctataagccacgttctcataactaattactctatgcatcaatttgatctagccatacatttttatataattcatatggtgcatagtttctgatcaaccccctaaagccccttaatagtccacgttgtttatggtcgtccctatacttactgttttatcatgttagtcatgtggattattcgtagacacactactgttcatttaacaggtattaaattcaactttttgtttttggcacaatctcaccccatagaaggggtgagattgagccaaagttcatgtatttttagcaaaattatagtttattgtaactcaaccatatttgttgtagttgataacaaaacattctaggatgcattggtgtattttggatcgaaCTCTTTGTTTGAATGTGTGCGTTAGAAGCTTAAGatcaaaaaagcatcatttttggcacaatctcaccccggatgacggtactataaagtttcatctcacaaagacttgtttcaaaattcacaatatttccagatatataagtagatgtgcctttattgcacaaatctaaaataccCCTAAAAAGACCGAAAAATGAGGTTACAGTTCTTATAACTTGCTCATTACCTGCACATGATGtacccaaacaagttcaataaaaatgggAAGTTTTATAGTgggatttttcacgaaaatgaaaaaagaaatttttgacgcaaattttcaaacgcgtttttttcgaaactgaattttgagttgtgccaataTTGagttcaactgacgatatactctgactgttgaaacttgtttgcgccgcaaagagtttgtacttttcctgttcagtgaggtcgtatttatatgtgcaaactgtaattgagtagtacttcaacttcatttgcacagaatactgccaatgagcggtcaacatttatttactaggaaaaatgactgacacgcaagcagccgggttatctctcttgtaaaagtattctacctcatcttgcggtcgtggctttgcacacaaccctcctgtgatttttcagcattaacactgcaagaatcttccgcatgagtctccccacacttgctacatcgtgccttattgcagcagtaggcggctgtgtggcctaactgcttgcaattggtgcaattcataacacggggtacatacaatcgcacaggcagacgaacccggtcgatcgagacgtggctagggagtgcagatccggcaaacgtaacgcgaaacgagtctgacggagtgtaaactttattaccgccgacgagagacatggaccgcaattgcttacaatccaaaatcttcgcctgtgtttcggtatttttgaagcaaccggttgcgctttttaggatacactcgacagacagactcgaatcggttatgacaccgtcgatctccacgtctcgtgcgggtatgtaaacgcgatactcgcgtgtgaagagctcagggcaagcgatagcattggcctgtgtcagatcactgaccacgacacggagcttgttaggtcggaccttgggaatttcggtcacggccttgtatcccttcgtcaggtctttcgaaatttgcagtatgtttaatcgctttgaattcactcctgcctttggacgaaaataaacagtatagctgccctgttgagatccgtccgggtaaagcctggggcgaggggggactggagaacacgcacgtccgtttctgtcgcgtgttcgacgcggaatgaaggACTGTTGTTGTTCATTTGCAGATCAAATTTAATGTTGATCGCATCCctgtgctaccccgacagagGAGATAAGGGCATTTTATCTgttgaaagctgtttttacactgaaaatttgacggcccataTACTTTGAAAGCCAGCATTCCAGAACGTTTGTTAACACCTGAACCTTTGATAACATAACCTTTGATAAcataatttttatgcagataatagaAGCTGTTCGGGTGTTGTGATTATtactgaagaaaaaaatgattcagtacgttctgagacatgtagatgaagtcaaatttataactGTTCCAAATTTGAAGATGTAAATTAATTCAAGAGCAAATATTACCTCAGGTAttcatttcatcctgaaaaggacaatttgctgtttaatttaatatcggataagatgccagtcaaacactcaaaactagacggctcaagTATTTTGAGcgccagctttccagaacgttggtgtgttgtcaaaatgaggcaacttttcattggatgcattaaCTAGTCctcgctatcgcacagagacagcaTGTCACTAGAGAAAGTCACTgcagctactatcgatgctgagatccgctgcaactgctgcgctattcgttgccatgccacagctgtgaccgctatccgctgatattggtatccgctgcacttctgctgctgctaaggaaatactgctgttgtcgctgtctggaaataatatgagcagtttcggctaaaacaagctcttatatagaccaaacagcacatttcaaataattctgtcgaccgtgcttgggaagcaatcatataacgaccaatcagaggtcgaattttccgttttcacaaggcttgacaattttcaatagtacaataggaGTCTCTTACGGACCATCGTCGAGTTCGGACGCGCGTGCTGCACTATAGTatatttatacattttttttactacttaacttttttttgtacctcaacatttttttttcatccaaccGACGACGTGTGGAACGCACGCAAGCATTCAAAAgtagtttatttgtttttacttgATAAGGTCACTTGTTAACGTCGCGAGTGCAATGAAGTGCGGTATCGTAAACTGTGCGCAAGGTGACAATCGCTACCTCTGGCGTTGTCACGGAATCTGTAACCGAACATTCCATGCTGCGTGCATAGGTGCACAAAGAAATCACGAGGAAATCCTGCTGACTTTTATGCTGCCGCTATGTCAGGACTGCCAGGAAAAGTTCGTGACCGACCTAAATCTTAGGGCTCTGACATCTCATCTCAGAAACATCACAGAAAATATCGGAAAGACGCTGGAAGTAAACCATAAGCTGctttcaaattataaaaatctCAGCGCGACTCATGATAACTTGCGGGAGCATATTGAAAAAAGCCTGAATGAAATTAAACTTTCCAACGCCGCGAGCAGCAACAAAGCCAGTGCcgcagaaataaaaaacaaaatgtcaacACTTCTTGATACACATTCGGACACCTCAGCAGCTGTTGAAGCGATGGCTAAGTCAgcagcgacagcagcagcagcagctacaaACTCAACGACAGGGTCAATAAACAAACTACTCGCTACAATTGAAACCGGTTCAGCGCAGTCTAATGCTGATTCTGCTCTTCGTGAAATTCTAGACGAGGTAAAATTTGTCTCTGGAGCTATTACCAGTCTCCAAATTAATCAAACTAGCGCATCACAACAACACAAGTCACTGCATGAAGAATTAAATCAAACTTTGGCAGCTAACAATAAAGCTACGAAGCGATTTTTGGGCAATAAATGGCGCTGGATGCCAGACTGGTCGGAATATGATGCTAGAAAACGGACTCGTAGGCTCCAAGAAAAGGCTGCCGAAAAATCTAGACGAAACAGGAAACGCAGGAGGCGACAATATATTGAATCGAAAAACTTCAACTGCAATCGAAACCATACCACCAACAGCAACAGTAACAAGACAACGAATAGTAACTATATCAACAACAACCACAAGTTCACACACACTTACCAAAACGACCAGATCCGTGTCAATGGATCGGATAAACAATTACTGGCAACCGCCAAAGTTAAATTTGCCGGACCACCATCAACTATTGACCACCCTATAGCAGGCCTCGCAGTTCCAAATTTCATCAACTTCCGGAAGGGTGAAACCATAAACCCTTACCGTTCAGACAACCAGAACCAACATAATATTGAATCACCACCAGGTCATTTCAGCAACATTAGAATCGCACCCAACATCGTGGTCGCTCGATCCCATGCGGCCTCCTGTTGTCAACCTAACACAACAATCAGCTGTTGGAGACGGGCGTTTTCTGAAGGTGCGTTTACGAGATCCAAAAATTATGCACCTTGTACGTCTTTACCTTGCGTACATGCATGACAAAGACCCAACGGTTTGCTACGACGGTATGACGAAAACCAGCATACAAATTACTTTGGCATCAGAGGGACTACCAGTAGCTGCGGAGGAGCTCAGAAAATTTTTCTTCGAGGTACATGAAGAATTCGGCGTACCGAAACAAGCGGCTTCCGAAGACCTTAATTCTTATAGTAGACACTTGAACAACCAGAGGATTCAATCCCTACAACGCGCAAGGGAAAGTGTCGACAAATTTTATAAACCGATTTTTCGGAAATAATGActcctttcgatgagaaagagGTAAACAATTCTCAGTCAGTCGACCTACTTCCCAAAATTTCTTCACTGAAACTGAAtgcgaatgaaattttgatttattgtcaaaatttcaatcgcatgagaagccctgcaaaaatgaaggaaatttataaaaatttacttaGCGCATCCTTTTCTATTATCCTGGCTACTGAAACCAGCTTTGATGAAATTataaaaagtgaagaaatttttggtagcGCCTATAATGTATTCAGagatgataggaattttgttgagTCCCAAAAGAAGTCAGGCGGCGGAGTATTGATAGCTGTTTCGTCTAACTATAGTTCCGAAACtatcaaaacaacaaaagttaagGAATTTGAGCATGTGTGGGTTAAATCCCACATAGCAGGTGAAATACACGTGTTTGCCTCAGTTTATTTTCCTCCTGACCAGGCTCACAAAACCACTTATGAAACCTTCTTCCAAATTACTGAACAAATTTTGTCACAACTTCCTCCCGAAGCTGAAATCCATATTTATGGAGACTTTAATCAACGCCATGCAGATTTCATGAAGGACTCAGAAAATGAATGTATTCTTCTTCCAGTCGTTGGGGACAATGAAACACTGCAACTTATTTTTGACAAAACCGCAAATTTCGGACTGAACCAAATCAACCACATCAAAAATCAACAGAACTGTTACttagactttttatttacaaatatttatgatgatttctgtgtgaCTGAATCATTGAAtcctctatggaaaaatgaggCGTATCACACGGCAATCGAATACTCTTTATTTATACATGCGCACCAAAAACCCAACGACTATGAATACGAGGAAGTCTTTGAATATGGAAaggcaaattatgaaaatattcgcAATAGATTAAACAATGTTAACTGGCAATTTATTCTTAAGAATAGAGGAAATGTTGACGTGGTGGTGGAtactttttatgaaattttatttgatataattAAACAGGAAATACCTCTGAAGAAAAGGAGACGTACTGGaaatacaaaaaatcctgtCTGGTATAATAGtcatataaaaaatttgaaaaaccgtaaacaaaaagcacataaaatctataaaagacACAACAGAAGTGAAAATTTAGCAATCTATTTGGGtatatgtgatcaactgaatcTTGCCATCAGTAATGCGTTTGATGAATataatgcaaaaactgaacttgaaataaaatcctGTCCGAAGAACTTCTATAGTTAcgtgaaaactaaactaaaatctgACAATTTTCCATCTATAATGCATCTTGACGAAAATGTCGGGGATAACTCGGAAAGGATTTGCAAtctttttgcgaaatttttccaagAAATCTATACAACATTTTCTGAAGAGGATCGCGACCaagattattttgcattttatccaaacTTCTCGAAGGATATTGGTGTAAACCAAATTCATGTGCAGGATATTTTTCAGGCGTTGAATAGCTTAGATGCCtctaaaggtcctggacctgacggaattccgccagtatttatgaaaaatcttgcaacgGAACTTACAGCTCCATTGTTCTGGCTCTTCAATATGTCATTGGAATATGGATGCTTCCCATCAAAATGGAAAAGCTCGTttctagtgcctattttcaaatcaggccggaaatccgacatacgtaattatcgtggaatagccctaatttcttgcattcctaaactattcgaagcaattgtaaatgaaaaactattttcccaaattaaaaaccgaataactgagaagcaacatggcttcttcaagggccgttcaacatcgaccaatttacttgaatttataaattattcattgaatgcaatggataatggaaaccatgcagaagctctttacacagaattcagtaaggcatttgatcgcatagacataccaatgctacttttcaaattgcaaaaaatgggacttgagccagaactcctgaagtggctcgaatcatatttaaccaatcgccaacaaatagtttaatttaacggacaaaactcaaatccgattctagtcacttctggtgtcccccaaggctctcatttaggacctcttcttttcatcttgcacgttaacgacatttcctttattctcaaaaaactaaaagtgttaattaatgccgacgatatgaagctctttttggaaataagaaatgaagaagacatcaatgcattccagaatgaaatatacatattctacacatggtgtaaaaaagcttactagagttaaatgtaaaaaaatgcaaccacATATCATTTTGTCGAAAAGAACAACACCAAACATTACAATATCATTAGGAAACCAAACTGTAGCAAATTGTGAaagagttagggacttaggagttgtcttagactccaaactaaccTTCATTGACCACTACAACACAATAATCCACAAAGCTAAAAACATGCTAGGATTTATAAAGTGCTTTTGTCACAACTTTCAGGATCCgtataccatcaaaacattatatatagcctatgtaagatcgatactggaatactgcagcattgtatggtcaccctatacaatcacacacgaagaaagaatagaatcggtacaaaagcaatttctattgtatgctcttcgtaaattaggttggacatcatttcctcttccatcatatgaagctcgttgcatgctcataaacatacaatcattgaaagagcgtcgtgaattcgcaatagtgtcatttgtaaacgacatcgtttcgcagcgcattgattcagctacacttttatctaagttaaatttctacgcacctcttagacaacttcgaaatcgaaacacgtttgccaccgatcattaccgcacaaattatgcaaaattcggacccttgaatcgtatgatggccacttacaatcaatactgcgaaaccattgactttataatgtctcggcatgaacttaaacacttttttagctcaatacgcaatcgcaacgcttattaaaaaaatagtttgtaagttaacattgtattagaatattaaatattgtatattgtctacttctgattgacgaaatgaataaataatagtttgaatgagaaaattgccattttctgcatttgaaaagaatcttagaagattttcctttttattgctgcaagaacaaaggaaatccatcaaaatctaaccgatttattagtatttgaaattgaacatgtttttcactttttccggttttagattttcattttacattctTATGAGCcgagtatgtagccgaacttcctgagagacgaggttctacgtcaaaaattgtaAGCAATGAAGCGGTATCCATAAAAAATGAGTATTTTCATTAGGCACATTTTTCTACTGCGTTACGTAGCTTTTAGAAGGGGGTAGGCGGTGGCGTTACGttttgttacatatggggggtaaGGGACcaagaaattgaataattttgcgaaatgattatttttttaattttcttaggTCCAATGAAAACGGCTGTGCTCCTTCAAGGAGCTGCCGAACGGATTTTTATTACTTAGATTTTGACTTTagatttttattactttagatTTTGAGATGATCTTCATCCATGAGCTTATGCCCACAGGGAAAAAGCTAAGAAAGCATCCTTTACCGTTAATGTAGTAACGTTCGAGAGATAACTGTTATCTATTTCCTaagaataaaattatttcaaatgtaTTTTTTACAATATGTTTGAGCTCCTGTATGTGTGAGAAATTCGCTTTAGTTCTATTCTTGAATTAACTATTAATTTTCATTTCCTCATTCCTTTCACAGACTGCTGTTCAAGCAGATCCATGCCAAAATCACGCCCTCGGCCCGTATCGCACTTCCGTGGTGTGATAACGACATCGTCGGCGAAGATCACCACCACCAATGGCAATGGCGATTCGACCACGTTCACCCTGATAACGACCAAAACGACATCGACGACGGTCAGCGAGTCCCAGTCGGAGACGACCTCGACGGTGACGGACCCGCGCAGCGGTCCCGGACCCGGTCCTGGAGGCGGCGGTGGTGGCACTAGAACCGGCTCCGCCACCACCACTACCACAACCAACTCCGGTAACgcccacaacaacaacaaggaCCAGCTGATGCGAATGGGTAAGTGCTCGCTACTGTTCGAGGAAAACTACTGCCTGAATGGTGGCAAGTGCTACAACTTTACGATTGCCAACTCGACGATGCCCACGTGCGAATGTGCGGACGGATTCATGGGTGAACGGTGCGAGTCAAAGTACTTGGATGGGACTTACCTAAGCATGCGTAAGTCCAAGATACACATCGAAACGGCCAGCATCTACTATGGGGCGTTTTTGGCACTGATAATGGTGCTTATTTTGCTATATTGTCTGCATTACAACCAGTCCGCGGCTGCGGCCGCTTCGTCCTCCGTCGGGGCGGGAAGCAGCACCACCAAGCTGCTGCGGAAGAGCAAAAAGGTGGTGAGTTAGCAAGCTTCCTTCCGATCATAACTAAACCCACAGAAACCCTTAAAAAAGAAGTACACCGCGCCAGGTCGTATTTCGTTTCGTTGTTTTGTTCATGTTGGATTTAGGGTAGCAGTTTAAGGGATCGGTTCCGATCCGAAGACGACGATAAATTATGGACGATTTGAGACACATTATTACACGTTTTTGGCAATGTTATGCCCGATTATTATGTAGCCTCCAACGAGGTTTCGGCGCTAAATTGCAACAAGTTAGATAacgtgagagaaaaaaaaaacattgcgcGGTCGGTCATTCGAGTTTCCAACGTTCCGAATTGACTGTATTGTTGTTCTTGTTGTCGTTGCATGCAGGTTATGCATGGGTATGAAACCGAAGTAAGATGGGATCGCTGGAAACTCGGATGCCGTCAGCAGAGCCACCACCacaaaaaaaccaagaaaagaGTGGCTTGTTTGCGCTGGAATAGCAAACAAAACTCGCGCACACATTGGACACATAGAtaagaaagatagagagagagagagaaagagataaaAACGCTCGAATTAGTAAGACAATGACAGAAGAAAAATGCATTAATTTATTGCTTATCCTTTATATTTTCTTCCTTTAGAAATATTTCCCAAAATGTATAAAGTAGTTGTTCTAAGCAATAGCGCATAGTGTAGGAGGGAAAACAATCACAAGGAGGTTGATAGAGTTAAGAGATAAAAAGTGTAGGTAGTTGTTAACACGTAAGTAAGAACAAACATCTACGCCTTTACAACGAAAACAAGAGACAGAGAGAAAAAGGGATAATAATACAAAgaacaaacaaaacacaaaGCAATAATAGTAACAGTAACAAAAGCTAACAaacaatagaacaaaacaaacgAGTCAAACCGTAAGtgaatttcaaacatttcaacAAATAGACAGGTTTATTTTCCTTTTTGTTGGTTTTATCAGTCACATACCCTCCCATACAAACAGAAAAACACACCCATATTTGCCCCCCAAGCACTAACGAACTAAACGAGAGCCAAAGAGTACGTTTTAGTACTTTTAGAATTTGTAAGAGCAGCAGTAAACAGCTTAaggattagtttttttttgttctgtttaattattattattttcttgtttACGCAAAGCCAGATATTATATGCATACTTAATTACTACTAGGTAATCTCACAAGGCGAGAGCGCGCGCGCTCGCAAGTGTCTAGCAAGaattaaacaaacaaaaaacgtaAGGTCGTAATCTAATTGAATGAATAAAGTTATCCATCGGAAGAGGGAAACTCTGTCCGCTGATTAGTTCTTACTAGCAGtggtgagagagagagaggaaggaGGGAGTAGAGGGACCTTGCGATTTGAGGGGCGAGTGGCGATTGTTTAGCAATTCGACTTTTGTGGGACTCAATTTTATTCTAAGTCTTGTCTTGCAATCAGAGGGAaatgaaaataacaaaacagtCTGTCAGCTAAATAGTAATCATAAGAAGCACATTGGCCGCTGTATGTTGAGATATGTATGGAATTTCGATAAGCGACCATTACAATTCTCTTCGCCTAatcgtgatttttttccttaattttcttcttcaaatttttcactCGTGAAGTATGAGGCCGTTTTGAATGAGGCTAGGAACAAAATTACAGATTATTAAATGAATTAAAAAACACTAAATGACTTAGTAATTTTCTATCAAAACTATAAAATgtcgatttttttctcttttctatgATATAAGTTAATCCTTCATTTTTTATCATCAAAAGAGAATGAAGTATATAAAAGTctggtctcgttttacagttttggaattttttaacaattatgcgattgaattttgtaaaaatggGTATAAATTTGAAGTTTATAAAAGTTCTTTTCAAATGCCTTTCATATAATTTTaaccaaaattttaaaagatttttaaaaCTGAACTGACGCACGTTTCTAGTAATGCGCCGGTTGAAAGACTAACTAGCAAGACGTACAAGCTTTACAGTCGAGTTTTGTATACTTGTCAAattcattgaatttttttatgttacAAACGAAAAAAAGAGGGATTACTATCTCcgatatttttcggtgatttgtCTGCTAACGCAGCTTCTTTACTTCTATGCCGCAAAGAAGTAATCTGAGTCCACTTTTTTCTCACTCTTGAATAACGATGTTGCTGCTCTATAATCGCGAGGTACAGAGGATGTGAAAATCTTCATCATTATAGCCTGTTTGGAACTACAAAAGAGGTTTGTTGCCATACTACGAAGAGGTAATCTCAAGAGCCTACAAGCAGTTGAAACTCATCTTCGGAAATGCCGATGGATTTCACGATCCGATCGATTGATGTCCGTTCAACACGACTTCAACTGACCGCATAGAAGctgtccagaaaaaaaaatgtgcgtGGGCCAAAGATGTGAATTATCACTCACGCTCATTTTTTTTGAAACTGTCATACAAAGTTTGGCAGAAATGTGCTTTTTGAATGAGCTATCGGCTTGCAGAAATAATGAGTGTTAGTGATAATTTACATCCTTGCGTGTGGCACTAAGATATCTTCCCTGGTACTCCCTATGAAGACCGCTGCACAAGTAACCTTGTTGCAAAGGTCTTGACAAATCTAATTGATTTACCTACTATTAGCGCGGCATTAAACTTCTTCACTCCGGAAAGGAATCTGCGTCAACCAAACAGTAAAAATAGTAAGGACATAGCCTCTGTATATTGGGATACCCATTGAATGTCGCTCAGAATTCtcaaatttttataatttttaaactttACCTTTTTTCATGATTCCTTTCTTTAGAAGTGGTAGtagccatttttatttcaattttgataatttcatcgtgttccttggaaaatttcacataagaaacaactatataacatttttacgaaaaagttgtaaatttcgtaattattttattttataatttatagacgtaagacacccgaaaaatagtgataggtgaattttgaggaa
It includes:
- the LOC129721133 gene encoding protein spitz-like, which translates into the protein MNRNIVKFYAILFIMLSSVVLITDCCSSRSMPKSRPRPVSHFRGVITTSSAKITTTNGNGDSTTFTLITTKTTSTTVSESQSETTSTVTDPRSGPGPGPGGGGGGTRTGSATTTTTTNSGNAHNNNKDQLMRMGKCSLLFEENYCLNGGKCYNFTIANSTMPTCECADGFMGERCESKYLDGTYLSMRKSKIHIETASIYYGAFLALIMVLILLYCLHYNQSAAAAASSSVGAGSSTTKLLRKSKKVVS